The Pyruvatibacter sp. HU-CL02332 genome includes a window with the following:
- a CDS encoding alpha/beta hydrolase: protein MPVKTTLDFLRLQGDALWAGGEFTAKVLTEPLLDQVAPRADGATPVLTLPGFSGPEVSLRPLNRFLNRRGFVADSWGLGINRGPESMEYIATLGSLLGDRIKSMADENGKAVSLIGQSLGGVYARELARMFPKDVDRVITLGSPANLRAGHHHGINKGVRMASRLIMGRPVEELLNEAEIEELALHEPPKDVPLIAIYSPYDGVVHEDLAMIPEEFLDTGDATPRENIEIICSHIGMGVNPLVLLAVADRLLEDRNKWRAFNARDYMPEPLKGLPKLFFPEAAMMVHSSYA, encoded by the coding sequence ATGCCAGTTAAAACCACGCTTGATTTCCTCCGTCTGCAGGGCGATGCGCTCTGGGCCGGCGGCGAGTTCACCGCCAAGGTCCTGACTGAACCACTTCTGGATCAGGTGGCGCCACGTGCGGATGGGGCGACGCCCGTTTTGACCCTGCCGGGCTTTTCCGGTCCGGAAGTCTCTCTGCGCCCTCTAAACCGTTTCCTCAATCGGCGCGGCTTTGTTGCTGACAGCTGGGGACTTGGGATCAACCGCGGTCCTGAGAGCATGGAATACATCGCCACCCTTGGCAGCTTGCTTGGCGACCGGATCAAATCCATGGCGGATGAGAATGGCAAGGCCGTCTCCCTCATTGGCCAGAGCCTTGGCGGCGTCTATGCCCGCGAACTGGCGCGCATGTTCCCCAAGGACGTGGACCGCGTCATTACGCTAGGCAGCCCGGCCAATCTGCGGGCCGGCCACCACCATGGCATCAACAAGGGCGTCCGCATGGCCTCCCGGCTTATCATGGGCCGCCCGGTTGAAGAGCTTCTCAACGAAGCCGAGATTGAAGAGCTGGCGCTCCACGAGCCTCCCAAGGATGTGCCGCTTATTGCCATCTACAGCCCGTATGACGGCGTCGTGCATGAAGACCTCGCCATGATCCCGGAGGAATTCCTCGATACGGGCGACGCGACACCGCGCGAAAACATCGAAATCATCTGCTCGCATATCGGCATGGGTGTGAACCCGCTGGTTCTGCTGGCCGTTGCTGACCGCCTGCTTGAAGACCGCAACAAATGGCGTGCCTTTAATGCCCGCGACTACATGCCAGAGCCGTTGAAGGGGCTGCCTAAGCTGTTCTTTCCCGAAGCGGCGATGATGGTGCACAGCAGTTACGCCTAA
- a CDS encoding SPOR domain-containing protein, whose product MPDTSDITTASIGSTAPTVQADLPTNIPGETMEARLARLEYDLAQLKLDYSIVRPSFEQLVSREGELDQRMAALESALGPITASVPTAAPKPSPAKPTTAPKPAKATPAARAAQPQASAAGPVGIHLASYRTLERLKDGWAELKAAHPSELTGLDVKIQRIDTGKNGVFRRLLAGPVNSRTAANGLCQALSAKGVYCKTVTFSGSAL is encoded by the coding sequence ATGCCTGACACATCAGACATAACCACAGCCTCCATTGGGAGCACCGCCCCCACTGTGCAGGCAGATCTGCCAACCAATATTCCCGGCGAGACCATGGAAGCCCGGTTAGCGCGGCTCGAATATGATCTGGCACAGCTGAAACTGGACTACTCCATCGTGCGGCCGAGTTTTGAACAGCTGGTCAGCCGCGAAGGCGAGTTGGATCAGCGGATGGCTGCCCTTGAAAGTGCTTTGGGGCCGATTACGGCGTCAGTTCCAACAGCTGCCCCCAAGCCAAGTCCGGCCAAACCGACCACAGCGCCGAAGCCTGCCAAGGCAACGCCAGCGGCCCGGGCTGCACAGCCCCAGGCTTCAGCGGCTGGTCCTGTCGGCATTCACCTTGCTTCCTACCGCACCTTGGAGAGGTTGAAGGATGGCTGGGCTGAGCTGAAGGCCGCACATCCGTCGGAATTGACGGGTCTGGACGTCAAAATTCAACGAATCGACACCGGCAAAAATGGTGTTTTTCGGAGACTCTTGGCCGGACCTGTCAATTCTCGCACAGCCGCCAATGGGCTGTGTCAGGCCCTCTCCGCCAAGGGTGTCTATTGCAAAACTGTCACTTTTTCGGGCAGTGCGCTTTAG